The genomic stretch CAGCCATGCCCTTCGCTTCATTGTATTACCGTCTATTTCTATGATTACATCTTTAGGCGCATAAAATGTCAGAACCTTTATAAGCTGTGCCACGTAAGTTATGGTGCCGTTAAAAAGCCTCATACTTTTATTGACTGCATCTGCTACTTCGGCATCTAATCCTGCTCCGACCACATTTACAAAAAAATTGCCTCCGGCCTTCAATAAGTCTATACAACTTACGCTCCCATTTTTTATTATTTCCAACGCTTTTTCCGGTTTTCGAGGTATCCCTACGGACCTTATAAAATCGTTGCCCGTTCCTGCAGGAATCACACCTAACAACGACTCGCTGTACGCAAGGGCCTGGACCACTTCCCTAACTGTACCATCTCCTCCAACAGCAACAATTTTTTTGTAGCCCGTTTTTACTGCTTCTATTGCAATGTCTGTGGCGTGTCCAGGGCCTTTAGTTATCGCAAACTCATAGGGAATGTCTATAAATCTTTTTAAGCCGCTCCAAAGTAATAAAGCTTTCTTCTTCCCAGCGTTCGGATTAACTACAAAAAAAACTTTCAACTCTCATCCTCCTTAGTTCTGTCCATCTCGCACCTACCTTGGAAAAACGCGCCGTCTTCAACTATTATACCTTCTACCCTCAAATCCCCCAGCACCTTGCCGGAAGACTTAATCTCCAGTTTCCCTGAAAGAAAAATATTTCCATTTACTTCCCCTGCAATTACCGCATTTCTCGCCTTAAGCTGAGCATTAACCACACCTGTTTCGGCAACTATTATGTCCCCTGTGCTTTCCAGCTCTCCTTCCACCTTGCCCTCGATACGAAGAACGCCCGTAGCTTTCACCGTACCCTTAATTTCAGTACCCTTCCCTATAAGGGTATCTACCGCTTCAGGATTAACCTTTATCTTTTCATTTTTTCTTCCGAACATGCTTACCCCCTCAGTTATTCCAAAAATTCAATTGGATCTACAACAGAACCATTTACTTTTACCATATAATGAACATGAGGCCCCGTACTTCTTCCGCTGCTTCCCACTCTCCCTATAGTCTGACCTTTATCAACGTATTGGCCTTTTTTTACAAGTATTTTTGAAAGGTGGCAGTATGATGTCACATATCCGTACCCGTGATTTATTTCTACAGTGTAGCCGTAACCTGACTTGTAGCCAGAGTATACAACCTGTCCGGCTGCTGCCGCTTTCACGTTGCTTCCATAAGGAGCTGCAATGTCTACCCCATCGTGAAATTCTGTACTTTTTCCAAAAGGAGAGCGCCTATATCCGAAGCGGGAAGTTATCCTCCCTTTTACTGGCCATAGAGAAGGCGTCGCAGCAAGTCTCAAATTTCTTTGCTCTATTACAGAAATAAGTTCCTTTATGCTGCCTTTTTGTTCTTCTAACTTCATTTCTAGGTCTTCCAGACTTTCCAATGCCGTTTCTCTGTTAACTCCGCTCCTGCTTGCAAGCTCTGAAGGCGAACTTCTAGAATTAATTTTCTCGAGTTTGTCCTTTAAAATTGGGTCGTCTTTTAAAAGTTGCCTCAAGCTTGAATCCAGCTTTTCCATTTCTTTTACCTTTTGTTCCATGCTTTTTGTCTTTTCCTCATAATAATTTAACTTCTCTTCAATCTTTGCATACCATTGAACCTTTGACGACAATTCCTCATTTTTCGCTTTAAGTTCTATATAAGATGCGAAAAAACCTATACCAGCCGCTACCAGTGAAAACAAAGACGCGGTAGCTATGTATTTTATTGCCTTTAAAATTGAATCAGTAAGAGAGATGGAATAAATTGATTTCTCCGAATGAGGTATGATCATAAATGTGACAAGCTTTTTCCTGCCCTTTCTCACCGATTTACCGCCCCCCTTTCAGGTTTCTGCCGATATTATACGAAATTTTAAAATTCGCCTTTTGCATTCAAAAATCCTTCTTTTGTTATCGCCTTTTCGAG from Caldanaerovirga acetigignens encodes the following:
- a CDS encoding diacylglycerol/lipid kinase family protein, which translates into the protein MKVFFVVNPNAGKKKALLLWSGLKRFIDIPYEFAITKGPGHATDIAIEAVKTGYKKIVAVGGDGTVREVVQALAYSESLLGVIPAGTGNDFIRSVGIPRKPEKALEIIKNGSVSCIDLLKAGGNFFVNVVGAGLDAEVADAVNKSMRLFNGTITYVAQLIKVLTFYAPKDVIIEIDGNTMKRRAWLVSVGNAKYYGSGMMICPDARVDDGFLDVCIVNELSKAELLRFLPRVFSGKHKNHPAYEVIKGKKVKIEFTPCAKVHADGDVIGNTPVEFSVEPGALKVMTSKV
- a CDS encoding M23 family metallopeptidase translates to MRKGRKKLVTFMIIPHSEKSIYSISLTDSILKAIKYIATASLFSLVAAGIGFFASYIELKAKNEELSSKVQWYAKIEEKLNYYEEKTKSMEQKVKEMEKLDSSLRQLLKDDPILKDKLEKINSRSSPSELASRSGVNRETALESLEDLEMKLEEQKGSIKELISVIEQRNLRLAATPSLWPVKGRITSRFGYRRSPFGKSTEFHDGVDIAAPYGSNVKAAAAGQVVYSGYKSGYGYTVEINHGYGYVTSYCHLSKILVKKGQYVDKGQTIGRVGSSGRSTGPHVHYMVKVNGSVVDPIEFLE
- a CDS encoding bactofilin family protein, encoding MFGRKNEKIKVNPEAVDTLIGKGTEIKGTVKATGVLRIEGKVEGELESTGDIIVAETGVVNAQLKARNAVIAGEVNGNIFLSGKLEIKSSGKVLGDLRVEGIIVEDGAFFQGRCEMDRTKEDES